The Solanum pennellii chromosome 11, SPENNV200 genome contains a region encoding:
- the LOC107002842 gene encoding uncharacterized protein LOC107002842 produces the protein MNSVLYIRTEMVLPLCISNHSHFLSPLSSVEFSPPPPQRRRARPRFTTVLSVLKTSRPVSEVTVDDALRDFLRDRELNGDVISRISDRIWLRNVAGFDSAEAGSGTSEATQSEEVSGEDNEGGFLKLKSTKEWLSGDATAPVNKKRTFKEIQDDRERTKRLNFLQYEALKRELLFLTVGIGTACTGYCLVVLSVQAALSYATGVVFSCLYYQLLCQHADNLSQETVPDIFTKKKLKKIGIRSEDLQDFFERSVKGSSIALSSPRLVIPAAIYGFWELSQHFAHDLFDFQLVPAMVGLFVYKAACLVQVYRDNEDLQFLFPGNEEGSGD, from the exons ATGAATTCTGTATTATACATACGAACTGAAATGGTGCTGCCATTGTGTATTTCCAATCACTCTCACTTCCTCTCCCCTTTAAGCTCAGTCGAATTCTCTCCTCCGCCACCGCAGCGCCGCCGTGCACGGCCCAGATTCACGACTGTACTATCCGTACTCAAAACCTCTCGACCCG TGAGTGAAGTCACAGTGGATGACGCTCTCCGAGATTTCTTGAGGGATAGAGAGTTAAATGGGGATGTTATCTCGAGAATTTCTGATAGAATCTGGCTGAGGAATGTGGCTGGTTTTGATTCGGCAGAAGCTGGGAGTGGGACAAGTGAGGCTACTCAATCAGAGGAG GTATCAGGGGAAGATAATGAAGGCGggtttttgaagttgaaaagtaCCAAAGAGTGGCTTTCAGGTGACGCCACGGCGCCAGTTAATAAAAAGAGGACATTTAAG GAAATACAAGATGACAGGGAAAGAACGAAAAGGCTAAACTTTCTCCAATATGAAGCT CTTAAGAGGGAGCTACTTTTCTTAACGGTGGGCATTGGGACTGCTTGCACTGGATATTGTTTGGTAGTTTTATCAGTCCAG GCTGCTCTGAGCTATGCGACAGGAGTTGTTTTCAG TTGCCTGTACTATCAGCTCCTCTGCCAACATGCAGACAACCTCTCACAAGAAACAGTTCCTGATATTTTCACGAAAAAGAAACTTAAGAA AATCGGAATACGAAGTGAAGATCTGCAGGATTTCTTTGAGAGATCTGTTAAAGGCAGCAGCATTGCTCTTTCATCTCCCAGGCTTGTGATTCCTGCTGCAATATATGGATTCTGGGAATTGTCTCAGCATTTTGCCCATGATCTATTTGATTTTCAG CTGGTTCCTGCCATGGTTGGGTTGTTTGTATATAAAGCAGCTTGCCTGGTGCAAGTCTACAGAGATAATGAAGACcttcaatttctttttcctGGAAATGAAGAAGGGTCCGGTGACTGA
- the LOC107003127 gene encoding leucine-rich repeat-containing protein ODA7 codes for MAVLSSKQVLKDNSTTDPSSITSLTLTHKALSDVSCLSEFENLQKLDLGFNNLTSLEGLKLCVNLKWLSVLQNKLQSLKGIEGLVKLTVLNAGKNKLKSMDEVSGLVNLRALILNDNDIVSICKLDKMKELNTLVLSRNPISGIGQSLAKINSITKLSLSNCQLQGVDSSLKSCTELKELRLAHNDIKTLPSELAFNVKLQNLDIGNNVIIKWSDLKVLSSLVNLKNLNLQGNPIAEKEDLAKKIKKQVPSLQILNAKPIEKAMKKEEGGRGDDENESGDLDIARVRDSKEERKLKKKKRNGPMEEGLDDHHEESNFLEKDKVKKSNKFSKNGKSVADIAETLLTYPDEQKESKLKNEKINEFDKASGRKRKELVQAVKTTNFDTGVPPIELDTGEERKHKKQKKSETLKEKASNVEDKEPAKKSSKKAKQNKASAIDDGETPFSDLFISDLSDPLTGNRKVSNHNTHQQNVDAAAGLATFPKKKKQKKNIVTGAAAVQFSSASDEIGLGGASTWDD; via the exons ATGGCTGTGTTGAGCTCAAAGCAAGTGTTGAAAGACAACAGCACTACTGACCCCAGCTCAATTACATCACTTACCCTAACTCACAAAGCTCTTTCTGAT GTATCCTGTTTGagtgaatttgaaaatttgcaGAAGCTTGATCTTGGGTTTAACAATTTAACTTCCTTAGAg GGGTTGAAGTTATGTGTGAATTTGAAGTGGCTCTCTGTTCTGCAAAACAAACTTCAGAGCTTGAAAGGGATTGAAGGACTTGTCAAACTGACT GTACTGAATGCCGGAAAAAACAAGCTCAAATCAATGGATGAGGTCAGTGGTCTTGTGAACTTGCGAGCACTGATTTTGAATG ACAATGACATTGTTTCGATTTGCAAGCTTGATAAAATGAAAGAGTTGAATACATTGG TTCTATCTAGAAATCCAATATCTGGAATTGGCCAGAGTCTAGCCAAAATCAACTCAATCACAAAA TTATCTCTCTCTAATTGCCAACTACAAGGTGTTGACTCTTCACTTAAATCCTGCACCGAGTTAAAGGAGCTACGACTTGCTCATAATGATATTAAG ACACTTCCTAGTGAGTTGGCTTTTAATGTAAAACTACAAAACTTAGACATCGGAAACAATGTGATCATTAAGTGGTCAGACCTGAAG GTGCTGTCTTCATTAGTTAACTTGAAAAACTTAAACCTGCAAGGAAACCCCATTGCTGAAAAGGAAGATTTGGCTAAAAAG ATCAAAAAACAAGTACCGAGTTTGCAGATTCTCAATGCTAAACCTATTGAAAAGGCCATGAAAAAGGAAGAGGGTGGCAGAGGCGATGATGAAAATGAAAGTGGTGATCTTGATATTGCCAGGGTTCGCGATAGCAAGGAAGAAAGGAagcttaaaaagaaaaagagaaatggaCCAATGGAGGAAGGGCTAGATGATCACCATGAAGAGAGTAATTTCCTGGAGAAAGACAAAGTGAAGAAGTCTAACAAGTTTTCGAAGAATGGCAAGAGTGTTGCTGATATTGCAGAAACTCTGCTCACATATCCTGATGAACAGAAGGAATCAAAGCTCAAAAACGAAAAGATTAATGAATTTGATAAAGCTTCTGGCCGTAAGAGGAAGGAATTGGTACAAGCAGTAAAAACAACCAATTTTGACACGGGGGTTCCACCCATTGAGCTTGACACAGGAGAGGAGCGAAAGCACAAAAAACAGAAGAAGAGCGAAACATTGAAGGAGAAAGCTTCAAATGTTGAGGATAAGGAACCAGCTAAAAAGTCTAGTAAGAAGGCTAAACAAAATAAAGCAAGTGCCATTGATGATGGAGAAACTCCTTTCTCGGATCTTTTTATCTCCGACTTATCAGACCCATTGACAGGCAACCGGAAGGTCAGTAATCACAACACACACCAACAAAATGTTGATGCAGCTGCAGGTTTGGCTACATTTCCGAAAAAGAAAAAGCAGAAGAAGAATATTGTAACTGGTGCTGCTGCTGTTCAATTTTCATCAGCAAGCGATGAAATTGGATTGGGTGGTGCATCAACATGGGATGACTAG